DNA from Thermodesulfobacteriota bacterium:
GTATGCGAACATTTCAGGCAATACTCATAGGCCGGAAGAACCAGCGCATCTTCTATTATACGCAGGGATTCTGCTTCATACTTATTAAAAAGATCCAAAAGTGTGGCCACATCCGCCTTTTCAAAATTATAAGTGGATTGTTCAACTTCCTGCTGATGATGCACATCCCCGTAAGTCACTTCTTCGTTCCACTTCAGATCATATACATTATCTATCCCCTGCAGATACATGGTAATACGCTCCAATCCATATGTCAGCTCCACAGAGATCGGATTGAGCTCAATACTACCGGCCAACTGAAAATAGGTAAATTGAGTGATTTCCATGCCGTCCAGCCACACTTCCCAACCCAGTCCGGATGCCCCCAGAGTGGGAGACTCCCAGTCATCCTCAACGAATCTTATATCATGATCAAGCGGGTCAATCCCCAAAACTTTCAGGCTCTGAAGATACTGCTTTTGCACATCAAAAGGAGACGGTTTCAGTATGACTTGATACTGGTAGTAATGTTGAAGCCGGTTCGGGTTATCACCATAACGTCCATCCGTTGGTCTCCTAGATGGCTGAACATAAGCCACATTCCATGGTTCAGGACCGAGGGCTTTTAAAAGTGTGGTCGGATGAAACGTTCCGGCTCCTACCTCTAAATCGTAGGGCTGAACCATCACACATCCCTTGCGTGCCCAAAACTTGTGAAGCGATAGTATCACATCTTGAAAATACATTATCATTACTCCTGTTTATTCGATTTTGGTTCTTGTCAATTTAGTTGGAGAAAAGGGCCAGGATTCAAGGGTTTGTTTTCTAAAGACTTTATCATTGCTTTTAGCATTCTTTCGCTTTCCGCGATGTCTTGGAGCCTTCTGCCTGCCTCAAGGTTTCCGATGACAAAGACGGGTACCTTCCGTTTTCTATCCTTAGCCCGGTAGAATCTATTTTTGCATCAAGTAGACTGGCTCCTTTTCGGGTTGCAATCAATTCTTTC
Protein-coding regions in this window:
- the glyQ gene encoding glycine--tRNA ligase subunit alpha — protein: MYFQDVILSLHKFWARKGCVMVQPYDLEVGAGTFHPTTLLKALGPEPWNVAYVQPSRRPTDGRYGDNPNRLQHYYQYQVILKPSPFDVQKQYLQSLKVLGIDPLDHDIRFVEDDWESPTLGASGLGWEVWLDGMEITQFTYFQLAGSIELNPISVELTYGLERITMYLQGIDNVYDLKWNEEVTYGDVHHQQEVEQSTYNFEKADVATLLDLFNKYEAESLRIIEDALVLPAYEYCLKCSHTFNLLDARGAISVTERTGYIARIRNLARRCAEEYLKQREAFGFPLSKKG